In a single window of the Chondrocystis sp. NIES-4102 genome:
- a CDS encoding cobalt ABC transporter, inner membrane subunit CbiQ has translation MLLLSLATFSLDLNSKQTTFWHSLAPRTRLLSALLMVFAIALTPNGRWLTWGIYSVGVLGVGLVSRVNKKVLLTRIAVEFAFIGTVLLGTLFRDGGEVVWSWGFIQITTEGLTVLGSVTIKALLSLLTLNILTLTTSVPALLNALTALRVPPLLVATLASMYRYIGVLIKEFQAMRKAATARNLSKNGTWQRLVIGNMIGTLFIRTYERGERVHQAMLARGYQGVPVIEKVPTGGRRDVILLTLTGILALLGQVIYLVK, from the coding sequence ATGCTGTTGCTAAGTTTAGCTACGTTTAGTTTAGATCTCAATAGCAAACAAACTACATTCTGGCATTCCCTCGCCCCTCGCACTCGTCTATTATCCGCCTTACTAATGGTATTTGCGATCGCTCTTACCCCAAATGGACGCTGGTTGACTTGGGGAATTTATTCAGTTGGGGTGCTAGGAGTAGGTCTAGTTAGTCGTGTTAATAAAAAAGTACTACTAACCAGAATTGCCGTTGAGTTTGCTTTTATCGGGACAGTTCTTTTAGGGACTTTATTTAGAGACGGGGGCGAAGTTGTTTGGTCTTGGGGATTTATTCAAATTACCACCGAAGGCTTAACTGTATTAGGTAGCGTTACCATTAAAGCCTTATTATCCCTATTAACCCTCAACATTTTAACTTTAACAACTTCAGTTCCTGCACTTTTAAATGCTTTAACCGCTTTACGAGTCCCCCCCCTATTGGTTGCCACCTTAGCCTCAATGTATCGCTATATTGGTGTTTTAATCAAAGAATTTCAAGCCATGCGCAAAGCTGCTACTGCTCGTAACCTATCAAAAAATGGGACTTGGCAAAGGTTAGTTATTGGTAATATGATTGGAACTTTGTTTATTCGCACTTACGAACGAGGCGAGAGAGTACATCAAGCAATGTTGGCTCGTGGTTATCAGGGAGTGCCTGTAATTGAAAAAGTACCAACTGGAGGTAGGCGAGATGTTATTCTTCTTACCCTAACTGGAATTTTGGCACTACTCGGACAAGTTATTTATTTAGTTAAATAA
- a CDS encoding putative cobalt transport protein, giving the protein MNKTNSNSRNLAFILSGLATALIIATFISPFASSDPDGLDRVSQDLEFEHKATEDTPATKLPFAHVFDEYALKGVPETVATPLAGLLGTLATFGLAWGVGKLLIKKTSDNNTSNYQSSDEQTN; this is encoded by the coding sequence ATGAATAAGACAAATTCCAACTCTCGTAATCTCGCTTTTATCCTTTCTGGTTTAGCTACTGCGCTGATCATTGCCACTTTCATCTCTCCTTTTGCCAGTTCAGATCCCGACGGACTTGATCGCGTTTCCCAAGACTTAGAGTTTGAACATAAAGCTACAGAAGATACCCCAGCCACCAAATTACCTTTTGCTCATGTATTTGATGAATATGCCTTAAAAGGAGTTCCCGAAACAGTCGCCACACCTTTAGCTGGGTTACTGGGAACTTTGGCTACATTCGGTTTAGCCTGGGGAGTAGGCAAACTATTAATCAAAAAGACTTCCGACAACAACACCTCCAATTATCAATCTAGTGACGAACAAACCAATTAA
- the cbiM gene encoding cobalamin (vitamin B12) biosynthesis, producing MSINNWLFWNWQPSLALHIPDGFLSLPVSLVTWVIAIALIYVSLNQVQAKYQEKTVPLMGVCAAFIFAAQMINFPIPGGTSGHLLGGTLAAILLGPWAGALVVSVVFIVQAVLFQDGGVTVLGANIVNMGLIGTFAGYYLYRAIRSAIGFNTWKGMAIATAVSAWTSVFVAAILTAIQLALSGTVPLNVAVSAMALWHFLIGIGEALITLAVVSFIWRTRPDLIYNCGRKNQVSNSQPLVQR from the coding sequence ATGTCAATAAATAACTGGTTATTTTGGAATTGGCAACCATCATTGGCACTGCATATTCCAGATGGATTTTTAAGCCTTCCAGTTAGTTTAGTTACGTGGGTAATTGCGATCGCCCTAATATATGTTTCCTTAAATCAAGTGCAAGCCAAATATCAAGAAAAAACAGTACCACTTATGGGTGTATGTGCTGCTTTCATTTTTGCTGCCCAGATGATCAATTTTCCCATACCTGGTGGAACTTCTGGTCATTTACTTGGAGGAACATTAGCAGCTATCTTACTAGGCCCCTGGGCTGGTGCTTTAGTAGTTAGTGTAGTGTTTATTGTACAAGCAGTCCTCTTTCAAGATGGCGGTGTAACAGTTTTGGGGGCGAATATCGTCAATATGGGCTTAATTGGAACTTTTGCAGGTTACTATCTATATCGGGCAATACGTTCGGCAATTGGATTTAATACTTGGAAGGGAATGGCGATCGCCACGGCAGTAAGTGCCTGGACAAGTGTATTTGTTGCTGCAATTTTAACAGCTATCCAACTTGCTTTATCGGGAACTGTTCCTTTAAATGTAGCCGTCTCAGCAATGGCATTGTGGCACTTTCTAATTGGCATTGGCGAGGCTTTAATTACTTTAGCAGTAGTAAGCTTTATTTGGCGGACAAGACCAGACCTAATTTACAATTGTGGCAGAAAAAACCAAGTGTCTAATTCTCAGCCGTTGGTGCAGCGTTAA